A genomic window from Blastococcus saxobsidens DD2 includes:
- the rplS gene encoding 50S ribosomal protein L19: MNTLDALDADSLRDDIPSFRPGDTVKVHVRVIEGNRSRIQVFQGAVIRRQGGGIRETFTVRKVSFGVGVERTFPVHTPVVEKIEVLTRGDVRRAKLYYLRELRGKAAKIKEKRETVAR, translated from the coding sequence ATGAACACGCTGGACGCACTCGACGCCGACTCGCTGCGCGACGACATCCCCTCGTTCCGCCCGGGTGACACCGTCAAGGTGCACGTCCGCGTCATCGAGGGCAACCGCTCGCGCATCCAGGTCTTCCAGGGCGCGGTCATCCGCCGTCAGGGCGGTGGCATCCGCGAGACCTTCACCGTGCGCAAGGTCAGCTTCGGTGTCGGCGTCGAGCGCACCTTCCCGGTGCACACCCCGGTCGTCGAGAAGATCGAGGTCCTGACCCGCGGTGACGTGCGTCGCGCCAAGCTGTACTACCTCCGCGAGCTGCGCGGCAAGGCCGCCAAGATCAAGGAGAAGCGCGAGACCGTCGCGCGCTGA
- a CDS encoding NUDIX hydrolase, giving the protein MTDRPVLRTTARVVVLDPAGRVLLLGARLPDPSVPPGEVLFWYTPGGGVEDGETLRAAAVRELAEEIGLVVAPAALEGPVWLRRHVGSFGDRLYDTRETYFVLRDVVHEVVPGALTELELLADEPHRWWRAEELAAGEDLVPAELPALLAELATGPWTGPPRVVG; this is encoded by the coding sequence GTGACTGACCGGCCGGTCCTGCGCACCACGGCGCGGGTCGTCGTCCTCGACCCCGCAGGCCGGGTGCTGCTGCTCGGCGCCCGCCTGCCCGATCCCTCCGTGCCGCCCGGCGAGGTGCTGTTCTGGTACACACCCGGCGGGGGAGTGGAGGACGGCGAGACGCTGCGCGCGGCCGCTGTGCGGGAGCTCGCCGAGGAGATCGGACTGGTGGTCGCCCCGGCCGCGCTCGAGGGGCCGGTCTGGCTGCGCCGGCACGTCGGGTCGTTCGGCGACCGGCTCTACGACACCCGCGAGACCTACTTCGTGCTGCGGGACGTCGTCCACGAGGTGGTGCCCGGGGCGCTCACCGAGCTGGAGCTGCTCGCCGACGAGCCGCACCGCTGGTGGAGGGCGGAGGAGCTGGCGGCCGGCGAGGACCTCGTCCCGGCCGAGTTGCCGGCGCTGCTCGCCGAGCTGGCCACCGGGCCCTGGACCGGCCCGCCGCGCGTCGTCGGCTGA
- the trmD gene encoding tRNA (guanosine(37)-N1)-methyltransferase TrmD, which produces MLTDAFRIDVVTIFPEYLAPLRQSLLGKAIERGLLSVGVHDLREWTDDVHRTVDDAPYGGGPGMVLKPEPWGRALEAVRPPGTRLVVPTPAGRPFTQRMAAEWATEPGLVFACGRYEGIDQRVADWAAGAGPVSEVSIGDYVLAGGESAVLVMTEAVTRLIPGVVGNRESVEFDSHADGLLEGPSYTRPATWRGHEVPAVLLSGDHAGIARWRRAESLRRTAARRPDLLSALPGDALTDAERAALAGD; this is translated from the coding sequence GTGCTGACCGACGCCTTCCGCATCGACGTCGTCACGATCTTCCCCGAGTACCTGGCGCCGCTGCGCCAGTCGCTGCTCGGCAAGGCGATCGAGCGCGGCCTGTTGAGTGTGGGCGTCCACGACCTGCGCGAATGGACCGACGACGTGCACCGCACCGTCGACGACGCCCCCTACGGCGGCGGTCCCGGCATGGTGCTGAAGCCCGAGCCGTGGGGAAGGGCCCTGGAGGCCGTCCGCCCGCCCGGCACCCGGCTCGTCGTCCCGACCCCCGCGGGCCGGCCGTTCACCCAGCGGATGGCCGCCGAGTGGGCCACCGAGCCCGGGCTGGTCTTCGCCTGCGGCCGCTACGAGGGGATCGACCAGCGGGTCGCCGACTGGGCCGCCGGCGCCGGGCCGGTTTCGGAGGTCTCCATCGGCGACTACGTGCTCGCCGGCGGGGAGTCCGCGGTCCTGGTCATGACGGAGGCCGTCACCCGGCTGATTCCCGGGGTGGTCGGGAACCGGGAGTCCGTCGAGTTCGACTCGCACGCCGACGGCCTGCTCGAGGGTCCCTCCTACACCCGCCCGGCGACCTGGCGCGGCCACGAGGTGCCGGCCGTCCTGCTCTCCGGCGACCACGCCGGCATCGCCCGCTGGCGGCGGGCGGAGTCGCTGCGGCGCACCGCGGCCCGCCGTCCCGACCTGCTCTCGGCCCTGCCGGGCGACGCGCTCACCGACGCGGAGCGGGCGGCGCTGGCCGGTGACTGA